The Cohnella abietis genome has a segment encoding these proteins:
- a CDS encoding Crp/Fnr family transcriptional regulator → MILHKGETLFRQGDSGQLFHLRSGLLKIVRVRPDGSQILVNIIVPDEIIPHHSLISPKPYFGTAVALVTCEVDVLSESDWYQQLEQDPDKFRSVALRLQDKLRLMQQRFDQLTEVSPSAKLRKLQAWFQNYIAPATLTDVLTQDEIGQFIGLRRETINRLLRSQSDTEQKS, encoded by the coding sequence ATGATATTACACAAAGGTGAGACCTTATTTCGGCAAGGAGATTCAGGACAGCTATTTCATCTGAGAAGCGGTTTACTAAAGATTGTCCGGGTCCGTCCTGACGGATCACAAATATTAGTCAATATCATTGTACCCGATGAAATAATTCCACATCATTCCCTGATTAGCCCCAAGCCATATTTCGGCACAGCAGTAGCTCTCGTGACCTGCGAGGTCGATGTCCTGTCGGAATCGGACTGGTATCAACAATTGGAGCAAGACCCGGATAAATTTCGATCAGTCGCTCTTAGACTTCAGGATAAATTACGACTGATGCAGCAGCGATTTGACCAGCTAACCGAAGTATCACCCTCGGCGAAGCTCCGGAAATTGCAAGCCTGGTTCCAAAATTACATTGCACCGGCCACTTTGACGGATGTGTTGACCCAGGACGAAATTGGCCAATTCATCGGGCTACGACGTGAGACGATTAATCGGCTGCTGCGCAGCCAATCTGATACTGAGCAAAAGTCCTAA
- a CDS encoding YheC/YheD family protein encodes MSIKRDKWLQYSILCKGSSLDGRLPETRLLKKDALSKMLLQYQSVVLKPRNGSYGRDIVFIKRNGPNAYRIHNEQNAVTMRDTDKLLKWLRRKNRSGGYIVQRRLQLTQIQHKPFDIRIMVQRKKGSSSTWNVTGSYAKVAAQGYLVTNVTSRTIPVLEALRLARIGDRGLLVKAERIARLAAQRLGERYPKLRTVGFDIGIDRKRRIWIIEGNYQPDLRPFRLLRDSSMYRRILWYKNIKAKKDG; translated from the coding sequence ATGTCGATCAAAAGAGACAAATGGCTGCAATATAGCATCCTTTGCAAGGGGTCCTCTCTCGACGGACGGTTGCCAGAAACACGGTTGCTTAAGAAGGACGCTTTATCGAAGATGCTGCTTCAATATCAAAGCGTCGTACTGAAACCTCGCAACGGGAGTTACGGAAGGGATATCGTGTTCATCAAACGGAACGGACCGAATGCCTATCGTATTCATAACGAACAGAATGCGGTCACCATGAGAGACACCGATAAGTTACTCAAATGGCTCCGTAGAAAAAACAGAAGTGGTGGATATATTGTCCAAAGGCGTCTGCAGCTTACTCAAATTCAACACAAGCCGTTCGACATTCGGATAATGGTTCAGCGAAAAAAAGGCTCTTCATCTACTTGGAACGTGACAGGCTCATATGCGAAAGTGGCGGCGCAAGGATATCTAGTCACAAATGTGACTAGCCGCACCATTCCAGTGCTTGAGGCGCTGAGATTAGCCCGAATCGGAGATCGGGGCTTGCTTGTCAAAGCGGAACGGATCGCGCGATTGGCTGCCCAACGACTGGGAGAGCGTTACCCCAAGCTTAGAACAGTCGGTTTCGATATAGGCATCGACAGGAAACGTCGGATTTGGATCATCGAAGGCAATTATCAACCGGACTTGCGCCCTTTCCGGCTCCTGAGAGATTCCTCGATGTATCGCAGAATATTATGGTACAAGAATATTAAGGCGAAAAAAGACGGCTAG
- a CDS encoding tyrosine-protein phosphatase: MRQRWPQTQRTTGAFANPAYRFLFETMANLDTERPGLLHHCAGGKDRTGVGAALMLKLLGVSDSVIMEDYLLTNETLGPKADLILEQLDEQLTPLQREHLQDTFIASADYLNAALEAIGSAYPSWEDYFEQELGITAEKRERILELYLE, encoded by the coding sequence GTGAGACAGAGATGGCCTCAAACTCAACGGACAACTGGTGCCTTTGCCAACCCGGCCTATCGATTTCTATTCGAAACGATGGCAAACCTCGACACTGAAAGGCCGGGTCTTCTGCATCATTGTGCTGGAGGTAAAGATCGGACGGGAGTTGGTGCTGCATTGATGCTGAAGCTTCTAGGCGTATCCGATTCAGTCATCATGGAAGACTATTTACTCACGAACGAGACGTTAGGTCCTAAGGCCGATCTTATCTTGGAGCAACTCGACGAGCAGCTAACCCCTCTGCAGCGCGAGCATTTGCAAGACACTTTCATCGCGTCCGCGGACTACTTGAACGCTGCTTTGGAGGCAATCGGAAGCGCTTATCCAAGCTGGGAAGATTACTTTGAACAAGAGCTCGGTATCACCGCGGAGAAGCGGGAGCGGATTCTTGAGCTTTATTTGGAATAG
- a CDS encoding sugar O-acetyltransferase — protein MNEKEKSHAGMLYQPGDPELVADRADTVKKLYEYNNIHPLDREARQVAIRGILGKTGDNCVVEQPLFCTYGYNTTVGDNFFLNVNCKLMDSGKITIGNNVFIAPNVCLITEEHAMDVEQRLEGLEYTYPVNIGDNVWISAGAIVLPGVTIGANSVIGAGSVVTKDIPPDSLAVGNPCKVIRSLKT, from the coding sequence ATGAACGAAAAAGAAAAATCGCATGCTGGTATGTTATACCAACCTGGCGATCCTGAGCTTGTTGCAGACCGTGCTGATACCGTGAAAAAGCTATATGAATATAACAATATACACCCGCTGGACCGCGAAGCACGGCAGGTCGCCATTCGCGGGATTCTGGGAAAGACCGGGGATAATTGCGTTGTGGAGCAGCCGCTTTTCTGCACTTATGGGTACAATACCACGGTAGGAGACAACTTTTTTCTCAATGTTAACTGCAAGCTCATGGACAGCGGGAAAATTACAATTGGTAACAACGTATTTATTGCGCCCAACGTCTGCCTTATAACGGAAGAACATGCTATGGACGTAGAGCAACGGTTAGAGGGATTGGAATACACATATCCAGTCAATATTGGTGATAATGTATGGATCAGTGCAGGCGCTATAGTCCTGCCTGGAGTGACGATCGGAGCGAACAGCGTGATTGGGGCCGGCAGTGTCGTTACGAAGGACATTCCGCCAGATAGTTTGGCTGTCGGCAATCCGTGCAAGGTTATCCGCTCTTTGAAAACCTAG
- a CDS encoding DUF2269 family protein, protein MFEILLILHILAVCCWLGGAMYERFFIVGGVKRAKGTELEIPMIKLMLGTAAFFLTSVVVIFVTGLIMTLMNGYGILDWSWVGVKQYIFLLILLIFFLIIGPRMGRIGMQVKAAQDKGTGVDDATRVLIRRIVIIFDIMHVGVLINIILAVTKRF, encoded by the coding sequence GTGTTCGAAATCTTATTAATCTTGCATATCCTTGCGGTTTGTTGTTGGTTGGGTGGAGCAATGTATGAGCGGTTCTTCATTGTTGGTGGTGTTAAGAGGGCGAAGGGTACGGAATTAGAGATACCAATGATCAAGCTTATGTTAGGTACGGCAGCATTCTTCCTAACGTCAGTAGTGGTAATATTTGTAACAGGACTCATCATGACGCTCATGAACGGTTACGGCATCCTCGATTGGTCATGGGTGGGGGTTAAGCAATATATCTTCTTACTTATTCTGCTCATCTTCTTCCTAATCATCGGACCGCGAATGGGACGTATTGGCATGCAGGTCAAGGCTGCTCAGGACAAAGGTACAGGTGTTGATGACGCAACCCGTGTGCTTATCCGTCGTATTGTTATCATTTTTGATATTATGCATGTAGGTGTACTTATCAACATTATATTAGCGGTGACGAAGCGATTCTGA
- a CDS encoding RCC1 domain-containing protein, translating to MLSFNWRRVVCLVLGLVLLFSTIVPFDIRSVYAAHKGVGSWEGVRVSAGEFHSLALKADGTVVAWGSNDDGQIKVPVGLKDVVSISAGWKHSMVLKSNGTVVAWGENIKGQVDVPVGLKDVVSISAGRQHSLALKTDGTVVAWGSNDDGQVSVPTGLKDVVSISAGRQHSLALKTDGTVVAWGSNNLNQLKIPVGLKNVVSISAGTYHSLALKSDGTVIAWGSNNDHQLEVPVDLKDVVSISAGDKHSLALKSDGTVIGWGANADGQLNMPVDLSGVMSISTGWNHSLALKSDGTVVAWGDIRKGKTIVPASLASPIKGKQIAAGFAYSLALKSDGTVAAWGIDGDGQAVMVPDGLKDVVSIAAGTYHSMALKSDGTVVAWGKDFGGQITVPVGLTGVVAIAVGDYHSLALKSDGTVVAWGNNTDDQLSVPSGLKDVVSISAGRHHSMALKSDGTVVAWGKNADGQVSVPDGLKDIVAIAAGATYSLALKSDGTVVAWGSNYHGQRSVPAGLNGVVSITAGWYHSLALKSDGTIVGWGLNDSGQLNVPGNAKLSGLTLQEGNFTEPFNPSVTSYTYYYNGHSLSSVKVTPTLASTNQTVMYVNNELLSNGSTKTINIAGAIKDTVIPVRVEPYLLPGQTYTITLAIDSTPPNVQFGTNGRVVAAKTAASNVTVSDTQSGVDAASLQYVWTQSTAVPTSGWLTFSDLDTLRQTSGNGNWYLHIRATDKVGNVANVVSKPFLLDQTSPPTVTISSSASGTVNAAFQATITFSEGVNGFTSDDLVVVNGTASNFVSVNPATYTATITPITNGQAVTVVVGAAAAADATGIFNTASNTLSLLYDKTKPVVNFGGFINHQQFATPPTEVSVSVSEAVYWIAGGAQLTAANALPLISMKKDGVGFSAYTPIYDEPSQTFTLSFNGTLDDGVYEVDVAGNVVKNANQNTLDVANASFIVAVPVVASISASSVSLPSAGGIATATITGANLTGQSLKVYVDGVEAATATVSSDTSAVATVTLPYNTAQTVKNHIFTVYLNGVEVTGQASTVTVSAEPPSTVAISSDAELVKLNVSTSSKELGLSPAFTPKTTDYKVETDAEQVELQLGPAHSKAIIKLRGKRIGETTTVPLTVGTNVLVITVQAEDGTIKTYTVTIHRNAGTNNNVPKACTFTDVQSHWAEAEICEAAELGIVVGVNADTFMPNGYVTRTEFAIMLLRALRIDIINEASDLPFSDKSSIPEWARLATQTAVAKGILDGYSEGTLRPMQTVKRTEIAAMVSKALKWKADGTKSLAFSDESSIPAWARAYVKAACERGILVGRACNQFVPDGVTTRAEATVVLLRLWKVLQ from the coding sequence TTGTTATCGTTTAATTGGAGAAGGGTCGTTTGCCTTGTTCTGGGCTTGGTATTATTGTTCAGCACAATCGTTCCATTCGATATTCGATCGGTTTACGCAGCGCACAAGGGAGTTGGAAGCTGGGAGGGTGTACGTGTCTCAGCAGGAGAATTTCATTCACTTGCATTAAAAGCAGATGGCACGGTCGTCGCTTGGGGAAGCAATGATGACGGTCAAATAAAAGTACCAGTGGGCCTGAAAGATGTGGTGTCGATTTCCGCAGGATGGAAACATTCGATGGTGTTGAAATCTAATGGCACCGTTGTCGCATGGGGGGAAAATATTAAAGGTCAAGTAGACGTACCGGTGGGTCTGAAAGATGTGGTGTCAATTTCCGCGGGGCGGCAACATTCGCTGGCGTTGAAAACGGACGGTACCGTCGTCGCATGGGGAAGTAATGATGATGGTCAAGTGAGCGTGCCGACGGGTCTGAAAGATGTGGTGTCGATATCGGCGGGGCGGCAACATTCGCTAGCTTTGAAAACGGACGGTACTGTCGTCGCATGGGGGTCTAATAATCTTAATCAATTGAAAATACCGGTGGGCCTGAAGAATGTGGTGTCGATTTCCGCGGGAACTTACCATTCACTTGCGCTGAAATCGGATGGTACCGTCATCGCATGGGGATCCAATAATGATCATCAATTGGAAGTGCCGGTAGACCTCAAAGATGTGGTATCGATTTCCGCAGGAGATAAACATTCGCTGGCGTTGAAATCGGATGGTACCGTTATCGGATGGGGAGCCAATGCTGACGGTCAATTAAACATGCCAGTGGACCTGAGCGGTGTAATGTCGATTTCCACAGGATGGAATCATTCGCTGGCGTTGAAATCGGACGGTACCGTCGTCGCATGGGGAGACATTAGGAAAGGTAAAACGATCGTACCTGCGAGTCTTGCTTCGCCTATCAAAGGTAAACAGATCGCCGCTGGATTTGCCTATTCGCTGGCGTTGAAATCGGACGGAACCGTAGCTGCTTGGGGAATCGATGGAGATGGTCAAGCAGTGATGGTGCCGGATGGGCTGAAGGACGTGGTGTCGATCGCCGCGGGAACTTACCATTCGATGGCGTTGAAATCGGATGGTACTGTTGTCGCATGGGGAAAAGATTTCGGTGGTCAAATTACCGTTCCTGTAGGACTAACTGGAGTGGTGGCGATCGCCGTGGGAGATTATCATTCACTCGCGCTGAAATCAGATGGTACCGTCGTCGCATGGGGAAACAATACTGATGATCAATTAAGCGTGCCGAGTGGGTTGAAAGATGTGGTGTCGATTTCCGCAGGGAGGCACCATTCGATGGCGTTGAAATCGGATGGCACTGTCGTCGCATGGGGAAAAAATGCTGATGGTCAAGTAAGCGTGCCGGATGGGCTGAAAGATATAGTGGCGATCGCCGCGGGAGCGACCTATTCGCTCGCGCTGAAATCAGACGGTACCGTCGTCGCATGGGGAAGCAACTATCATGGTCAAAGATCCGTGCCTGCCGGTCTGAACGGGGTCGTGTCTATCACCGCGGGGTGGTACCATTCACTTGCACTGAAATCAGATGGTACGATCGTCGGATGGGGACTCAACGATAGTGGTCAACTGAACGTACCGGGCAATGCCAAGCTGAGCGGCTTGACTTTGCAGGAAGGGAACTTCACGGAACCCTTTAACCCTTCAGTCACGTCATATACGTATTATTATAACGGACACTCTCTGTCGAGTGTAAAAGTAACGCCGACGCTTGCGAGCACGAATCAGACAGTCATGTATGTGAACAATGAGCTGCTGTCGAACGGCAGTACGAAGACGATCAACATAGCGGGAGCAATCAAGGACACTGTCATCCCTGTTCGCGTCGAGCCCTATTTGCTTCCCGGTCAAACGTATACAATTACTCTGGCGATCGATTCAACACCTCCGAATGTGCAGTTTGGTACGAATGGCCGTGTAGTAGCGGCGAAAACTGCAGCAAGCAATGTAACGGTCAGCGATACGCAAAGCGGTGTGGATGCTGCTTCACTGCAATATGTGTGGACGCAAAGTACAGCCGTTCCGACAAGCGGCTGGTTGACCTTTAGCGACTTGGATACGTTACGTCAGACTAGTGGGAATGGCAACTGGTACTTACACATCCGAGCAACAGACAAGGTAGGCAACGTTGCCAATGTGGTTTCGAAGCCCTTTTTACTAGATCAGACTAGCCCACCGACAGTAACCATATCCAGCTCAGCAAGTGGTACGGTAAACGCAGCATTTCAGGCAACGATAACCTTCAGCGAAGGAGTAAATGGTTTCACCTCGGATGACCTTGTGGTCGTAAACGGTACAGCTTCCAATTTCGTTTCCGTAAACCCGGCTACCTACACGGCGACCATTACGCCAATAACGAATGGGCAGGCTGTGACGGTAGTGGTTGGCGCAGCGGCAGCAGCTGATGCAACAGGAATTTTTAATACAGCATCCAATACATTAAGCCTGCTGTACGATAAGACGAAGCCAGTTGTTAACTTTGGTGGCTTCATTAATCATCAGCAATTCGCTACACCGCCAACAGAAGTCTCCGTTTCAGTCAGCGAAGCCGTATACTGGATCGCTGGAGGAGCTCAGCTCACGGCGGCAAATGCGCTGCCATTGATCAGCATGAAGAAGGATGGGGTAGGCTTTTCCGCTTATACGCCAATCTATGACGAGCCTTCTCAGACGTTTACCTTAAGCTTTAACGGCACTCTGGATGATGGCGTATACGAGGTTGACGTTGCTGGGAATGTGGTTAAGAACGCGAATCAAAATACACTTGATGTGGCAAATGCAAGCTTTATCGTAGCTGTGCCTGTGGTGGCTAGTATTTCTGCTAGTTCAGTAAGCTTGCCATCTGCCGGAGGCATTGCAACGGCCACTATAACAGGCGCCAATCTGACCGGGCAAAGTCTTAAGGTGTATGTTGACGGAGTCGAAGCCGCCACAGCAACTGTCAGCAGTGACACGAGCGCGGTTGCAACCGTTACTCTTCCATACAATACGGCTCAAACCGTGAAAAATCATATTTTCACAGTGTATCTAAATGGAGTGGAGGTTACAGGCCAAGCTTCTACGGTGACAGTAAGTGCCGAGCCGCCTTCAACAGTTGCTATCTCTAGCGATGCCGAACTAGTTAAATTGAACGTTAGTACTTCAAGCAAGGAACTGGGACTATCGCCTGCATTCACACCTAAGACTACAGACTATAAAGTAGAGACAGATGCGGAGCAGGTCGAGCTGCAATTGGGCCCTGCTCATTCTAAGGCAATTATTAAACTGCGGGGTAAACGTATAGGGGAGACGACGACCGTTCCTCTGACAGTGGGGACCAACGTGCTGGTGATTACAGTTCAAGCTGAGGATGGAACCATTAAGACGTATACCGTAACGATTCATCGTAATGCTGGTACTAACAATAACGTTCCTAAGGCATGTACATTTACAGATGTCCAGAGTCACTGGGCTGAGGCAGAGATTTGCGAAGCGGCAGAGCTGGGAATCGTGGTGGGAGTGAATGCCGACACCTTCATGCCCAATGGTTACGTAACACGGACGGAATTTGCTATTATGCTGTTGCGAGCCCTTCGAATCGATATAATTAACGAAGCGAGCGATCTTCCCTTCAGCGACAAGAGTAGTATTCCGGAGTGGGCGCGCCTTGCCACCCAGACAGCAGTAGCCAAGGGAATTCTCGATGGATATTCCGAAGGGACATTAAGGCCTATGCAGACGGTGAAGCGGACAGAGATAGCTGCGATGGTCTCCAAGGCATTGAAATGGAAGGCTGACGGAACGAAAAGCCTAGCTTTCTCTGACGAGTCAAGCATTCCAGCCTGGGCTAGAGCTTATGTTAAAGCAGCCTGCGAGCGTGGGATTCTAGTTGGACGAGCATGCAATCAATTCGTGCCGGACGGAGTAACGACAAGAGCTGAAGCTACCGTCGTACTTCTACGGCTTTGGAAAGTTCTTCAGTAA
- the hmpA gene encoding NO-inducible flavohemoprotein → MLNDQTIKIIKSTVPVLEKHGTDITKRFYQLLFTSHPELLNIFNHANQSQGKQQTALANAVYAAAQNIDKLETILPVVKQIAHKHRSLGIKAEHYPIVGQNLLAAIKDVLGDAATEEILQAWAEAYGVIANVFIGVEAEMYQQSERQKGGWTGFRGFRVKNKVKESDVITSFYLVPEDGGAIASFEPGQYVSVKMEIPGEANTYIRQYSLSDAPGKPHYRISVKREDAVLSKPEGKVSVYMHEHINQGDTLWLSAPAGEFILDQQDIRPIVFISGGVGLTPLVSMLETVADSQPERHVTFIHAAQNGDVHALRQQVEKVANRSRQVSVYWCYDKPTDRDREKKAYDIEGYIDLPWLQKIIPTKEASFYFCGPVQFMKTLYSSLKEWNVAAADIHYEFFGPSGSLEETDGAQVEVVVP, encoded by the coding sequence ATGCTTAATGATCAAACTATTAAAATAATAAAATCGACTGTTCCGGTGTTAGAGAAGCACGGAACTGATATTACGAAACGATTCTATCAGTTACTGTTTACTAGCCATCCGGAGCTTCTGAATATTTTTAATCATGCGAATCAGAGCCAAGGAAAACAGCAGACTGCTCTTGCCAATGCCGTATACGCAGCTGCTCAGAATATCGATAAGTTGGAGACGATTTTACCGGTTGTGAAACAGATTGCGCACAAACACCGTAGTCTGGGCATTAAAGCCGAGCATTATCCGATCGTTGGACAAAATCTGCTTGCTGCAATCAAGGATGTGCTCGGTGACGCGGCAACAGAGGAAATCCTGCAGGCATGGGCTGAGGCCTATGGAGTAATAGCAAATGTATTTATTGGAGTAGAAGCGGAGATGTATCAACAATCCGAGCGGCAAAAGGGCGGATGGACCGGATTTAGAGGATTCCGAGTGAAGAATAAAGTTAAAGAGAGTGACGTAATCACATCATTTTATCTTGTACCGGAGGACGGAGGGGCGATAGCTTCGTTCGAACCGGGACAGTATGTGAGCGTAAAGATGGAAATACCGGGTGAAGCCAATACGTATATACGACAATACAGCTTATCCGATGCACCGGGTAAACCACATTATCGCATCTCCGTTAAACGAGAGGATGCGGTTCTAAGCAAGCCTGAGGGCAAAGTGTCGGTATACATGCACGAGCATATCAATCAGGGGGACACCCTTTGGCTATCGGCCCCTGCCGGTGAGTTTATTTTGGACCAGCAGGACATAAGGCCGATCGTATTTATTAGTGGAGGAGTTGGATTAACGCCACTAGTCAGCATGCTTGAAACAGTGGCTGATTCTCAACCTGAACGTCATGTGACATTTATTCATGCCGCTCAGAATGGAGATGTTCATGCCTTAAGACAACAAGTAGAAAAGGTTGCTAACCGCTCTCGGCAAGTATCCGTCTATTGGTGCTATGATAAGCCGACGGATCGTGATAGAGAGAAGAAAGCTTACGATATAGAGGGTTATATAGATTTGCCTTGGCTCCAGAAAATAATTCCGACAAAAGAGGCAAGCTTCTACTTCTGCGGTCCTGTCCAATTTATGAAAACGTTGTACAGCTCACTAAAAGAATGGAATGTTGCTGCCGCGGATATACATTATGAATTTTTCGGGCCGTCTGGTAGTTTGGAAGAGACTGATGGTGCCCAAGTGGAAGTAGTTGTCCCGTAA